In Halanaeroarchaeum sp. HSR-CO, one DNA window encodes the following:
- a CDS encoding type II toxin-antitoxin system HicA family toxin: MVTRDFSGDDVVSVLVNVGGFHWIRTTGSHMIVKWTPPEDHETPPRTVSVPRKDRLRIGTLQNIAEQAGAKDFDEFCQWIDRNR; this comes from the coding sequence ATGGTGACGAGAGATTTTTCGGGGGACGACGTCGTTTCTGTACTGGTGAATGTAGGAGGATTTCACTGGATCCGTACAACGGGGAGTCATATGATAGTGAAGTGGACTCCTCCGGAAGACCACGAGACGCCACCGCGTACTGTGAGTGTCCCTCGAAAAGATCGGCTCCGGATTGGGACGTTGCAAAACATCGCTGAGCAGGCCGGGGCGAAGGACTTCGACGAGTTTTGCCAGTGGATCGATCGAAACCGGTGA
- a CDS encoding antitoxin VapB family protein, translating into MGSDYKSVRLTEDAYETLARRKREEETFSEVVTRLASDRPISDVAGVFTDEEVERIRSRRRESYESYATNTEDRLSE; encoded by the coding sequence ATGGGGTCCGATTACAAGAGCGTCCGGTTGACCGAGGACGCATACGAGACTCTGGCGCGACGAAAACGCGAGGAGGAGACCTTTTCGGAGGTCGTCACGCGCCTCGCCAGTGACCGACCGATCAGTGACGTCGCCGGTGTCTTCACGGACGAGGAGGTAGAACGCATTCGGTCGCGCCGTCGAGAGAGTTATGAATCGTACGCGACGAACACCGAAGACCGGCTGAGCGAATGA
- a CDS encoding antitoxin VapB family protein, producing the protein MSKNISLSDDVYEALVREKGDRSFSEVIAAKLEAGGTLQEVTGQQILDESTYEAVTDDIARLSEGTAERLDS; encoded by the coding sequence ATGAGTAAGAACATCTCCCTCTCGGATGACGTGTACGAAGCGTTGGTCCGGGAGAAGGGCGACCGGAGTTTCAGCGAAGTAATCGCCGCCAAACTGGAAGCCGGCGGGACGCTTCAGGAGGTCACCGGCCAGCAGATATTGGACGAGTCGACCTACGAAGCGGTCACCGATGACATCGCGCGGTTGAGTGAGGGGACGGCGGAGCGCCTCGACTCGTGA
- a CDS encoding PIN domain-containing protein, with amino-acid sequence MILETSFVEDVARNDPAAVAKADTLREEGIPERLSTMTLYELYWGVGYVEKPRREIDRLDAVLGTKAIYDVTPAIARKAGRIAGSLTADGRALQDPGDEIIGATGVVHDEPVLTKNVDHFERIPGLTVETY; translated from the coding sequence ATGATCCTCGAGACGTCGTTCGTCGAGGACGTCGCGCGCAACGACCCCGCGGCGGTCGCGAAGGCCGACACACTCCGTGAGGAAGGAATTCCCGAACGGCTGTCGACGATGACGCTTTACGAACTGTACTGGGGTGTGGGGTACGTCGAGAAACCCCGAAGGGAAATCGACAGACTCGATGCAGTCCTCGGAACGAAAGCAATCTACGACGTGACTCCGGCCATCGCACGGAAAGCCGGCCGGATCGCTGGCTCGCTTACCGCAGACGGTCGGGCCTTGCAAGATCCTGGCGACGAGATCATCGGTGCGACCGGCGTCGTTCACGACGAACCCGTCCTGACCAAGAACGTCGATCACTTCGAACGAATTCCCGGCCTGACTGTCGAAACCTATTGA
- a CDS encoding DUF368 domain-containing protein, translated as MTTARELLVVYLKGFAMGAADAVPGVSGGTIALITGIYDRLIKAIAALNVADGLALLQDLRRPQDPAARASALDRATELDLFFLAVLGVGVVTAAVTAANVIEWAVHAHAGPTYAFFFGLIVASVIVLRDEMVLDSPAGWAVALAGFLLAFLVSGLSNGAIEDGPVVLFFSGVIGISAMVLPGISGSLILLTLGQYETIVGAVEALTSAAFALDLTVAVAPFVTLAIFASGALVGILSFARVVAWALEHHRVQTLTFLVALMVGALRAPGERVYAATPEWTVLVAAILIGWGVLGAVAVLGLDAMTDEITY; from the coding sequence ATGACCACAGCCCGCGAACTCCTGGTAGTCTACCTCAAGGGGTTCGCGATGGGGGCCGCCGACGCGGTCCCCGGCGTCTCAGGGGGTACCATCGCCCTCATCACGGGCATCTACGACCGCCTCATCAAAGCCATCGCCGCGCTGAACGTCGCGGATGGGCTGGCACTCCTCCAGGACCTGCGCCGACCACAGGACCCGGCTGCCAGAGCGTCTGCGCTCGACCGCGCCACCGAGTTGGACCTGTTCTTCCTCGCCGTCCTGGGCGTCGGCGTCGTCACCGCCGCGGTGACCGCCGCGAACGTCATCGAGTGGGCGGTCCACGCTCACGCGGGCCCGACGTACGCGTTCTTCTTCGGTCTGATCGTCGCCTCCGTCATCGTCCTGCGCGACGAGATGGTCCTCGACTCGCCCGCCGGCTGGGCGGTCGCGCTCGCTGGCTTCTTGCTCGCCTTCCTCGTCAGCGGCCTCTCGAACGGGGCAATCGAAGACGGCCCGGTCGTCCTCTTTTTCTCGGGTGTCATCGGTATCTCCGCGATGGTCCTCCCGGGCATTTCGGGCTCGCTCATCCTGCTCACGCTCGGCCAGTACGAAACCATCGTCGGGGCGGTGGAAGCACTCACGAGTGCCGCGTTTGCCCTCGACCTCACAGTGGCCGTCGCACCGTTCGTGACCCTCGCTATCTTCGCGAGTGGCGCACTCGTCGGCATCCTCTCCTTTGCCCGGGTCGTCGCGTGGGCGCTCGAACACCATCGCGTCCAGACGTTGACCTTCCTCGTCGCGTTGATGGTCGGAGCGCTCAGAGCACCAGGCGAGCGAGTCTACGCTGCCACGCCCGAATGGACCGTGCTCGTCGCCGCCATCTTAATCGGCTGGGGCGTCCTCGGGGCCGTCGCGGTCCTCGGACTGGACGCGATGACCGACGAGATCACGTATTAG
- a CDS encoding transcriptional regulator, with translation MATNQPRPSNGEFPADPADLLPEDSVLSLDEYLDMHAAIGHRTRYEILYRLVHAGPMSPTELVSRLDVDDSTLHYHLNTLLDVGLVEKRQRTERGQDGLYTYYRATVFGEVVLSQGVDELIRGEQRFEAMYDSDAND, from the coding sequence ATGGCGACGAATCAACCGCGGCCGTCGAACGGGGAGTTCCCCGCCGACCCGGCGGACCTGCTCCCGGAGGACAGCGTCCTCTCGCTCGACGAGTACCTCGACATGCACGCCGCCATCGGCCACCGGACGCGTTACGAGATCCTCTATCGCCTCGTTCACGCCGGGCCGATGAGCCCCACGGAACTCGTTTCTCGTCTCGACGTCGACGACAGCACGCTCCACTACCACCTAAACACGCTCCTGGACGTGGGACTCGTCGAGAAACGACAGCGGACCGAGCGGGGCCAGGACGGCCTGTACACCTACTACCGCGCGACAGTCTTCGGCGAGGTGGTGCTCTCCCAGGGGGTCGACGAGTTGATCCGCGGCGAGCAGCGCTTCGAGGCGATGTACGACAGCGATGCCAACGACTGA
- a CDS encoding helix-turn-helix domain-containing protein → MPIRIDRFENGPNDVLDLKAGTQPHIVLTFLATNNEQAFTQTEIHEATDIPRGSVGVVLSRLEDRGLVRHHGRYWAIGDDERLASYAAQQAASSASTTDDYYGESDE, encoded by the coding sequence ATGCCGATCAGGATCGATCGTTTCGAGAACGGTCCCAACGACGTTTTGGATCTCAAAGCAGGGACACAGCCTCACATCGTTCTCACATTCTTAGCTACAAACAACGAACAAGCATTCACACAGACCGAAATTCACGAAGCAACCGATATCCCTCGCGGGAGCGTCGGGGTCGTCCTCTCCCGTCTCGAAGATCGCGGACTCGTCCGGCATCACGGGCGCTACTGGGCGATTGGGGACGATGAACGCCTCGCCTCGTACGCAGCACAGCAGGCCGCGAGTTCCGCATCGACGACGGATGACTACTACGGTGAGTCGGACGAATGA
- a CDS encoding type II toxin-antitoxin system VapC family toxin, whose protein sequence is MKLLDTSVVVDIDRGGVDERVAKLDAEGRHAISAVTATELRLGVEKQYADGTDGYRAAVDGLERLLARFELVPVSRPVALSAAKIIDGLRRGGNSLNDLHDVYIGATARTEQLPVLTGNVAQFSRIADVDVVDWAEY, encoded by the coding sequence GTGAAACTGCTCGATACGTCGGTCGTGGTCGATATCGACCGTGGTGGTGTCGACGAACGCGTTGCAAAACTCGACGCCGAAGGTCGACACGCGATCAGTGCAGTGACGGCGACCGAGCTCAGATTGGGCGTCGAGAAACAATACGCGGATGGGACCGACGGCTACCGCGCCGCAGTCGATGGACTCGAACGATTACTCGCTCGCTTCGAACTCGTCCCCGTGTCTCGACCGGTCGCCCTGTCTGCCGCGAAAATCATCGACGGCCTTCGTCGGGGCGGCAATTCTCTCAACGACTTGCACGACGTTTATATCGGAGCGACTGCGCGCACGGAGCAACTCCCGGTTCTTACGGGTAACGTCGCACAGTTTTCACGCATCGCCGACGTCGACGTGGTCGACTGGGCGGAGTACTAG
- a CDS encoding type II toxin-antitoxin system HicB family antitoxin — translation MSSKSDGDGEEYTAPTHISLERSTEGDVWLVRDEETGVATEGETREEALEMLDDAVAAFKDEKGREPTDEELRDVGIDPRENTSGNLPDILK, via the coding sequence ATGAGTTCGAAGTCGGACGGGGATGGTGAGGAATATACCGCACCCACCCACATTTCTCTGGAACGCTCTACAGAGGGAGATGTCTGGCTCGTCCGAGACGAGGAAACTGGTGTTGCAACTGAGGGTGAGACACGCGAAGAGGCCCTCGAAATGCTCGACGACGCTGTTGCGGCCTTCAAAGACGAGAAGGGACGAGAGCCAACCGACGAGGAATTACGTGACGTAGGAATCGATCCGAGAGAAAATACGAGTGGCAATCTCCCAGACATTCTCAAGTAG